A portion of the Echeneis naucrates chromosome 5, fEcheNa1.1, whole genome shotgun sequence genome contains these proteins:
- the mfap2 gene encoding microfibrillar-associated protein 2 isoform X1, whose amino-acid sequence MRAEESWSKLNYSKVLSSVEVCLPPKETMRVLLLVCMPVLLLAQGQYQEPFPFLDYEPEYFQGSPDSENPDSFAGTFQQQVRLDPVVRPEKLEPDLETEPTEPGPLDCREEQYPCTRLYSVHKPCKQCLNSLCFYSLRRVYVINKEVCVRTVCAHEELLRADLCRDQFSRCGVAALSGQCASLGGSCGKSCGGC is encoded by the exons ATGAGAGCTGAGGAGAGCTGGAGCAAACTGAACTACAGTAAG GTCCTCTCCAGTGTTGAAGTCTGTCTACCTCCCAAAGAGACCATGAGAGTCCTCTTACTAGTCTGCATGCCAG TTCTGCTGCTCGCCCAGGGCCAGTACCAGGAACCGTTTCCTTTTTTGG ACTATGAACCAGAGTATTTTCAAG GCAGTCCAGATTCTGAAAACCCTGATTCCTTTGCGGGGACCTTCCAGCAGCAGGTCCGGCTTGACCCGGTCGTCCGTCCAGAGAAGTTAG AGCCGGACTTGGAGACAGAGCCAACAGAGCCTGGCCCTCTTG ATTGCAGAGAGGAGCAGTACCCCTGCACCAGACTCTACTCTGTGCACAAGCCATGCAAGCAGTGCCTCAACAGCCTCTGCTTCTACAG tttgcGACGGGTTTATGTCATCAACAAGGAAGTTTGCGTGAGGACTGTGTGCGCACATGAAGAGCTGCTCAGAG CGGACCTGTGTCGTGATCAGTTCTCCCGCTGTGGTGTGGCGGCCCTGAGCGGGCAGTGTGCATCACTAGGGGGGAGCTGTGGAAAGAGCTGTGGTGGCTGCTGA
- the mfap2 gene encoding microfibrillar-associated protein 2 isoform X2, with protein sequence MRVLLLVCMPVLLLAQGQYQEPFPFLDYEPEYFQGSPDSENPDSFAGTFQQQVRLDPVVRPEKLEPDLETEPTEPGPLDCREEQYPCTRLYSVHKPCKQCLNSLCFYSLRRVYVINKEVCVRTVCAHEELLRADLCRDQFSRCGVAALSGQCASLGGSCGKSCGGC encoded by the exons ATGAGAGTCCTCTTACTAGTCTGCATGCCAG TTCTGCTGCTCGCCCAGGGCCAGTACCAGGAACCGTTTCCTTTTTTGG ACTATGAACCAGAGTATTTTCAAG GCAGTCCAGATTCTGAAAACCCTGATTCCTTTGCGGGGACCTTCCAGCAGCAGGTCCGGCTTGACCCGGTCGTCCGTCCAGAGAAGTTAG AGCCGGACTTGGAGACAGAGCCAACAGAGCCTGGCCCTCTTG ATTGCAGAGAGGAGCAGTACCCCTGCACCAGACTCTACTCTGTGCACAAGCCATGCAAGCAGTGCCTCAACAGCCTCTGCTTCTACAG tttgcGACGGGTTTATGTCATCAACAAGGAAGTTTGCGTGAGGACTGTGTGCGCACATGAAGAGCTGCTCAGAG CGGACCTGTGTCGTGATCAGTTCTCCCGCTGTGGTGTGGCGGCCCTGAGCGGGCAGTGTGCATCACTAGGGGGGAGCTGTGGAAAGAGCTGTGGTGGCTGCTGA
- the sdhb gene encoding succinate dehydrogenase [ubiquinone] iron-sulfur subunit, mitochondrial isoform X1, whose translation MSAACLTSLSRCGVSAVRSPAGLAVRYAQTAAAPAAQPRIKKFQVYRWDPDTAGDKPHMQTYEIDLNTCGPMVLDALIKIKNEMDSTLTFRRSCREGICGSCAMNINGGNTLACLNKIDTNLSKPIKIYPLPHMYVVKDLVPDMSNFYAQYKSIEPYLKKKDESKEGKEQYLQSVEDRQKLDGLYECILCACCSTSCPSYWWNGDKYLGPAVLMQAYRWMIDSRDEFTEERLSKLQDPFSLYRCHTIMNCTRTCPKGLNPGKAIAEIKKMMATFKEKKAAAI comes from the exons ATGTCTGCCGCTTGTCTCACGTCCTTGAGCCGCTGTGGTGTTTCGGCCGTCCGCTCCCCCGCCGGACTG GCAGTGCGCTATgcccaaacagcagcagctccagcagcacagcCCAGAATAAAGAAGTTCCAGGTGTACAGATGGGACCCAGACACCGCAGGAGACAAACCTCACATGCAGACCTACGAGATTGACCTCAACAC TTGTGGTCCAATGGTTCTTGATGCCCTAATCAAGATAAAAAATGAGATGGACTCCACTCTTACCTTTCGCCGCTCCTGCAGAGAAG GTATATGTGGATCCTGTGCAATGAACATTAATGGAGGAAACACACTTGCTTGTCTTAACAAGATTGACACCAACCTTAGCAAGCCAATAAAGATATACCCCCTCCCACATATGTATGTGGTCAAAGACCTTGTACCT GACATGAGTAATTTTTATGCCCAGTACAAGTCTATTGAGCCTTACCTGAAGAAGAAGGATGAATcaaaggagggaaaggagcaGTACCTGCAGTCAGTGGAGGACCGACAGAAACTG GATGGCCTGTATGAATGTATCCTGTGTGCCTGCTGCAGCACGAGTTGCCCAAGTTACTGGTGGAATGGAGACAAATACCTTGGACCTGCAGTGCTtatgcag GCGTATCGCTGGATGATTGACTCACGAGATGAGTTCACAGAGGAGCGTCTATCCAAGCTGCAGGATCCTTTCTCCCTCTACCGCTGCCACACTATCATGAACTGCACCAGAACTTGCCCCAAG GGACTGAACCCAGGAAAAGCAATCGCTGAGATCAAGAAGATGATGGCGACATTCAAGGAGAAGAAGGCTGCTGCCATCTGA
- the sdhb gene encoding succinate dehydrogenase [ubiquinone] iron-sulfur subunit, mitochondrial isoform X2, whose product MSAACLTSLSRCGVSAVRSPAGLVAVRYAQTAAAPAAQPRIKKFQVYRWDPDTAGDKPHMQTYEIDLNTCGPMVLDALIKIKNEMDSTLTFRRSCREGICGSCAMNINGGNTLACLNKIDTNLSKPIKIYPLPHMYVVKDLVPDMSNFYAQYKSIEPYLKKKDESKEGKEQYLQSVEDRQKLDGLYECILCACCSTSCPSYWWNGDKYLGPAVLMQAYRWMIDSRDEFTEERLSKLQDPFSLYRCHTIMNCTRTCPKGLNPGKAIAEIKKMMATFKEKKAAAI is encoded by the exons ATGTCTGCCGCTTGTCTCACGTCCTTGAGCCGCTGTGGTGTTTCGGCCGTCCGCTCCCCCGCCGGACTGGTG GCAGTGCGCTATgcccaaacagcagcagctccagcagcacagcCCAGAATAAAGAAGTTCCAGGTGTACAGATGGGACCCAGACACCGCAGGAGACAAACCTCACATGCAGACCTACGAGATTGACCTCAACAC TTGTGGTCCAATGGTTCTTGATGCCCTAATCAAGATAAAAAATGAGATGGACTCCACTCTTACCTTTCGCCGCTCCTGCAGAGAAG GTATATGTGGATCCTGTGCAATGAACATTAATGGAGGAAACACACTTGCTTGTCTTAACAAGATTGACACCAACCTTAGCAAGCCAATAAAGATATACCCCCTCCCACATATGTATGTGGTCAAAGACCTTGTACCT GACATGAGTAATTTTTATGCCCAGTACAAGTCTATTGAGCCTTACCTGAAGAAGAAGGATGAATcaaaggagggaaaggagcaGTACCTGCAGTCAGTGGAGGACCGACAGAAACTG GATGGCCTGTATGAATGTATCCTGTGTGCCTGCTGCAGCACGAGTTGCCCAAGTTACTGGTGGAATGGAGACAAATACCTTGGACCTGCAGTGCTtatgcag GCGTATCGCTGGATGATTGACTCACGAGATGAGTTCACAGAGGAGCGTCTATCCAAGCTGCAGGATCCTTTCTCCCTCTACCGCTGCCACACTATCATGAACTGCACCAGAACTTGCCCCAAG GGACTGAACCCAGGAAAAGCAATCGCTGAGATCAAGAAGATGATGGCGACATTCAAGGAGAAGAAGGCTGCTGCCATCTGA
- the mrpl20 gene encoding large ribosomal subunit protein bL20m yields MVFLTLSCWIRSRGPDRYWKVQEILKHARHFRGRKNRCYSLAVRAVRRAFVYATKARKQKKRNMRTLWITRIAAASREHGMKYPVLMHNLTKTSVQLNRRVISDLAITEPRSFLSLAKLAQARQQEGFTAALGDGKEPPGVFSRVVLLQ; encoded by the exons ATGGTGTTCCTGACCCTGTCGTGTTGGATCAGGAGCCGTGGGCCGGACAGATATTGGAAAGTTCAAGAAATTCTTAAACATGCACGG CACTTCAGGGGCCGGAAGAACCGCTGCTACAGCCTGGCGGTGCGGGCGGTCCGGAGGGCTTTCGTCTACGCCACCAAAGCGAGGAAGCAGAAGAAGCGAAACATGAGGACG CTCTGGATCACACGTATTGCAGCAGCATCCCGAGAGCATGGCATGAAGTATCCTGTCCTTATGCACAACCTCACAAAG ACAAGCGTTCAGCTGAACCGACGTGTTATTAGTGATCTGGCCATCACAGAACCCCGGTCGTTCCTCTCACTCGCTAAGCTGGCGCAGGCTCGGCAACAAGAAGGCTTCACTGCAGCGCTGGGTGACGGCAAAGAACCTCCTGGTGTCTTCTCCCGTGTTGTTTTACTACAGTAA
- the atad3 gene encoding ATPase family AAA domain containing 3, with product MSWLFGLNKGQPEAPSGLPAPSPPPPPPAGGSSGGGDKPKDKWSNFDPTGLERAAQAAKELDKSRHAKEALDLARMQEQTTQMEHQSKMKEYEAAVEQLKGDQIRIQAEERRKTLNEETKQHQARAQYQDKLARQRYEDQLRQQQALNEENLRKQEESVQKQEAMRKATIEHEMELRHKNELLRVEAESKARARVERENADIIREQIRLKAAEHRQTVLESIKTAGAVFGEGFRAFLSDWDKVTATVAGLTLLAVGVYSARNATAVAGRYIEARLGKPSLVRETSRFTVGEAVKHPIKTAKRLKNKPQDALEGVVLSPTLEERVRDIAIATRNTRQNNGLYRNILMYGPPGTGKTLFAKKLAMHSGMDYAIMTGGDVAPMGRDGVTAMHKVFDWASTSRRGLLLFVDEADAFLRKRATEKISEDLRATLNAFLYRTGEQSNKFMLVLASNQPEQFDWAINDRIDEIVNFALPGPEERERLVRLYFDRYVLEPATGGRQRMKLAQFDYGKKCSEIAKRTKGMSGREISKLGVAWQAAAYSSEDGVLTEAMIDARVDDAVKQHLQKMDWLHGEEEAQAKSLSTTAAGPTGSGGKMGFNLPLSEAPQAQELITPVLEINAMDGDNIAPPSDIDQSVQGRNVVKQDRDGVVKAEAATAEESFAQPATSADSEGKVEKTGSSPKDGTPV from the exons ATGTCCTGGCTGTTCGGCCTGAATAAGGGGCAGCCCGAGGCGCCCTCCGGCCTCCCGGCCCCGTCTCCCCCACCGCCGCCGCCGGCCGGAGGTTCCAGCGGCGGCGGAGATAAGCCCAAGGACAAATGGAGCAACTTTGATCCCACCGGGCTGGAGCGGGCTGCTCAGGCGGCCAAGGAACTCGACAAGTCCA GGCATGCTAAAGAAGCTCTGGACTTGGCCCGTATGCAGGAACAGACCACTCAGATGGAACATCAGAGCAAAATGAAG GAGTATGAAGCAGCAGTTGAGCAGCTAAAAGGTGACCAGATACGAATCCaagcagaagagaggaggaaaaccCTGAATGAGGAGACCAAACAGCATCAAGCG agagctcagtACCAAGATAAGCTGGCCAGGCAGCGATATGAGGACCAACTAAGGCAACAG CAAGCCCTGAATGAGGAGAACCTCCGCAAACAGGAGGAGTCTGTACAAAAACAGGAGGCCATGAGGAAAG CAACGATAGAGCATGAGATGGAGCTGAGGCACAAAAACGAGCTCCTGCGTGTAGAGGCTGAATCTAAAGCTCGAGCCCGcgtggagagagagaatgctGATATAATCCGCGAGCAAATCCGCCTGAAGGCTGcagaacacagacagactgtcCTGGAGTCTATAAA GACTGCTGGCGCTGTGTTTGGAGAAGGATTCAGGGCCTTTCTGTCAGACTGGGACAAAGTCACAGCCACG GTAGCGGGGTTGACCCTTTTAGCTGTAGGAGTGTACTCAGCCCGGAATGCAACAGCGGTGGCAGGCCGTTACATTGAGGCGAGGCTCGGGAAGCCATCGTTGGTGCGAGAGACATCCCGATTCACTGTGGGAGAGGCAGTCAAGCATCCAATTAAG ACAGCTAAACGGCTGAAGAACAAACCTCAGGATGCACTCGAAGGAGTTGTGCTCAGT cCTACCCTAGAAGAACGTGTGCGAGACATTGCCATAGCAACAAGAAACACAAGACAGAATAATGGCCTCTACAGGAACATCCTGATGTATGGCCCACCAGGAACAGGCAAAACACTGTTTGCTAAG AAGCTGGCAATGCATTCTGGCATGGACTATGCAATCATGACCGGTGGTGATGTTGCACCCATGGGCCGGGATGGTGTGACCGCCATGCATAAAGTGTTTGACTGGGCCTCAACAAGCCGACGGGG gctgctgctttttgttgatGAAGCTGATGCCTTCCTTCGCAAGCGAGCCACT GAAAAGATCAGTGAAGACCTTAGAGCCACTTTGAATGCATTCTTGTATCGCACTGGAGAACAAAGCAacaa ATTCATGCTGGTTCTGGCCAGTAATCAACCAGAGCAGTTTGACTGGGCCATAAATGACCGTATAGATGAAATTGTGAATTTTGCTCTACCAGGtcctgaggagagggagaggctggTCCGCTTGTACTTTGACAGATACGTCCTTGAGCCTGCCACTGGGGGGAGGCA GAGAATGAAATTGGCACAGTTTGACTATGGTAAAAAGTGCTCTGAGATAGCGAAGAGGACAAAAGGCATGTCAGGAAGAGAGATCTCCAAGCTGGGTGTGGCCTGGCAG GCAGCAGCATACTCCTCTGAGGATGGTGTCCTGACTGAGGCTATGATTGATGCTCGGGTGGATGACGCTGTCAAGCAACATCTTCAGAAGATGGACTGGCTGCATGGAGAAGAGGAGGCTCAAGCCAAGTCCCTTTCAACTACTGCTGCAGGGCCAACAGGCAGTGGAGGGAAAATGGGCTTCAACCTGCCCCTAAGTGAGGCTCCTCAGGCTCAGGAGTTAATCACTCCAGTCCTTGAGATAAATGCAATGGATGGTGACAATATAGCACCTCCTTCTGATATCGACCAATCGGTACAGGGCCGTAATGTTGTTAAACAGGACCGTGACGGGGTTGTCAAAGcagaagcagcaacagcagaggagagttTTGCACAGCCTGCTACCTCCGCTGACAGCGAGGGCAAGGTGGAAAAGACTGGATCTTCTCCAAAGGATGGAACTCCAGTTTAA
- the ssu72 gene encoding RNA polymerase II subunit A C-terminal domain phosphatase SSU72, with protein sequence MPSHPLRVAVVCSSNQNRSMEAHNILSKRGFDVRSFGTGSHVKLPGPAPDKPNVYDFKTTYEQMYNDLVRKDKELYTQNGILHMLDRNKRIKSKPERFQNCKDKFDLVITCEERVYDQVLEDLNSREQETLQPVHVINVDIQDNHEEATLGAFLICELCQCIQHTDDMENEIDELLQEFEEKSNRPFLHTVCFY encoded by the exons ATGCCGAGCCACCCGCTTCGTGTAGCGGTTGTGTGCTCGAGCAACCAGAACCGCAGTATGGAAGCGCACAATATCCTCAG TAAACGTGGATTTGATGTACGTTCATTTGGGACAGGGTCTCATGTCAAGTTACCCGGTCCTGCCCCGGATAAGCCTAATGTGTATGACTTCAAAACGACATATGAACAGATGTACAACGACTTGGTCCGCAAGGACAAGGAACT ATACACACAAAACGGCATCCTGCACATGCTGGACAGAAACAAACGCATCAAATCAAAGCCAGAGCGCTTTCAAAACTGCAAGGACAAGTTTGACCTAGTGATCACCTGTGAAGAGAGAGTGTATGACCAAGTGCTGGAGG ATCTTAACTCAAGAGAGCAGGAGACTTTACAGCCTGTACATGTCATCAATGTAGACATTCAGGACAACCACGAGGAAGCCACGCTGGGCGCCTTCCTTATCTGTGAACTCTGTCAATGT ATCCAGCACACTGATGACATGGAGAATGAAATCGATGAGCTCCTACAAGAGTTTGAGGAGAAGAGCAACAGGCCTTTTCTTCACACTGTTTGCTTCTACTGA
- the ora4 gene encoding olfactory receptor class A-like protein 4, which yields MSEVLTVDAILFGLLVFSGILGNILVIHVVFQSASESPARSLPPSDTILVHLSLANLLTSLFRTVPIFVSDLGLNVSLSPAWCRIFMLLWVWWRAVGCWVTLALSGFHCTTLKRQHVNFGPLAQQKERRRVWIILGVVWIANLVFSIPALVYATHVHGNATVELMVISCTTRPLLGCVWEFPSEQQGSAFASTSLALNEVLPLVLMVFTNLATLHALAKHIRAVTSGGESGTTHGELDKHVSGERKAAHVIVSLVSLFVVCWALQVAAVTYYNHDGGHHAEGLLTVSHFSASLFVGFSPMVVALGHGKLRRRITNMIVGWSKVLKCLSEDTEKKNKSPKTEEMKGKQTNSNAQKERRSDEN from the exons ATGTCAGAAGTCCTCACTGTTGACGCTATTTTGTTTGGGCTCTTGGTCTTTTCTGGCATACTTGGAAACATCTTGGTCATCCATGTG GTGTTTCAGTCAGCCAGTGAGAGTCCAGCTCGGAGCCTGCCTCCCTCTGACACCATTTTGGTTCACCTGTCACTGGCCAACTTGCTGACCTCTCTTTTCCGCACAGTGCCCATCTTTGTCTCAGACCTTGGTTTGaatgtgtctttgtctcctgCCTGGTGTCGAATCTTCATGCTGCTCTGGGTGTGGTGGCGAGCTGTAGGCTGCTGGGTGACTCTGGCACTTAGTGGCTTCCATTGCACTACCCTTAAACGACAGCATGTGAACTTCGGACCTCTGGCACAGCAGAAGGAGAGGCGACGTGTATGGATCATTTTGGGGGTGGTATGGATTGCCAACTTGGTGTTCTCTATTCCAGCTCTGGTTTACGCCACCCATGTTCACGGTAATGCAACTGTGGAGTTGATGGTGATCAGCTGCACAACTAGGCCTTTGCTGGGCTGCGTGTGGGAGTTCCCGTCTGAACAGCAGGGCTCAGCTTTTGCATCCACTTCACTGGCATTGAACGAGGTGCTGCCTCTGGTGCTGATGGTTTTCACTAATCTGGCCACACTTCATGCTCTGGCCAAACACATCAGAGCCGTCACCTCAGGAGGAGAGTCAGGGACAACTCATGGGGAGCTGGACAAGCATGTGTCAGGTGAACGAAAAGCAGCTCACGTCATCGTGTCACTGGTGTCGCTCTTCGTGGTCTGCTGGGCACTACAGGTTGCTGCAGTGACATACTACAACCATGATGGGGGACACCATGCTGAAGGGCTGCTGACTGTGTCccatttttctgcctctctgtttgtAGGATTCAGCCCTATGGTGGTGGCCCTAGGTCATGGcaagctgaggaggagaatCACAAACATGATAGTGGGGTGGTCTAAAGTTCTTAAATGTCTCAGTGAGGACactgaaaagaagaataaatcCCCAAAGACTGaagaaatgaagggaaaacaaacaaattccaATGCTCAAAAAGAGAGGCGAAGTGATGAAAAttga